A DNA window from Plodia interpunctella isolate USDA-ARS_2022_Savannah chromosome 12, ilPloInte3.2, whole genome shotgun sequence contains the following coding sequences:
- the pcx gene encoding pecanex-like protein 1 isoform X2 yields the protein MGSQTLEILRQGVWASLTGGWFYDPHQNLFCNTVHLYVWLFLLCLPFSVYLYSPPASSGWILYCVLVALLFTILKILNHSLHHMYDTSECIIVQPSGEAGSTNNNTVPEEGMEMQMLRLGGVAPPGSDNESVTSLEYHKPNNSTIDLKVDVHRKNSSESSIEDSATSTKHPETVATTKSDLCVAADIPTFIDMPTGPSKSRPPNRSRSKSNHKREHRPKTRRTGRIDELIVEEATRNPRLDSNLPIHMLVDEGPFAKVSRRYHEGPHRRGSSNRDFFKEWLYLDCSESAVEHYQSKFARQLSADSKDNSEPSVGPPSPKKRIAHRRRRDYTDESCTKSAMALATQSSNMRRNSNSTMSTIQLPLLNSTAQLVSHMRRHSNNADTGFFASVELGEYMMVKSEAPSGDSDKNKGKSPGVRRIKSAALEIGCPPPSVSNLSPHPNSAETIGGQMLKNPKSAVIPPPSKSLTRGPHLNLYPKNESGEGCSYPYLTYGSEIVYPIAEISDEMQTSQKETDLDSSGESYSDYEDEKQFRGFDWYAEQSPAVRSSDSDYENNGSRSPLLDRAAEVRVVRTKNQSDCKKHCCDRHTHSKHNQDCPNDKPKPSRLKKGLKNDPQYGNKRSDQNNSCDCKFAPNGDYFDKASASSKDLLIEKSSLESNENADQEKRSNENKIVEKKLWDHDICNSSSSSSDSNLERPPENIKEVKNNALETEESQLTCDSKSADERSVYSLDWLFEESSQAKEICKEDEAHSFVTEEVLCQKLANALGESSSNVPKNLGAIPKQIKNLARSRASSQKENKKRDSKKEKDENMNEEKILMDAVEAQAALVQGLECLFAATNANTVVMPPPNREERPRSHRQSIRGERENSNKTRKRSIEEVAQTSTNTLLPTSMPLLAAFLNSRMDYACPDSAPPEIAQLTEESQRLRPLMDRNHRNRVRKIKRSTRQRNNPPQNAHENKNKPASNENPNNSTNVHFATSFDDTTDGAIHCFMDEYGNWMSYTFDKNSSGRAQAQPMPLPDKEENMKINRVKPIDDPDNSQKTAGEGSCGSLESEAGNSESIAKPKRGDSIDQSSSNQGSNNPLLSSNNNVSTVVPINTNNANKRFYVFDGGTASHADQPRSPVAYVTDSLLEQIEAERQSRMGLPSMHINFLMSQQRAQQQAQQQAENTSNNIPSLMPSIGEEEINIRSKFSKYMDDIEKANQPKPKSYYKFKFLKCFEVKVTMDRLKLMALFDRNLTYTETFITIFLAISVAVLGSMVLNIGFYRDIYAFWFCFIMAGSQYSLLKSVQPDSASPVHGFNKMVLFSRPVYFCLCSGILYGVHSYLEQTSPLTDDHRSKRSLEEKSPFTIYGFEIKERDFLYIIQEILSKFLLCFPLAFSLGLFPQVNTFMMYLLEQIDMHIFGGNATSSLSAAVYCVVRSLCAIGVLYGFAYSGLVEGKKSQHQKHNILFSIFCGLLVPISYHLSRSASDYTLIWNLIKKHLLPPDLYVVHTPECTPEENKDDPNILTDDKKNNSESNISKQNSIGSSASKINFSSETNIARSQKRSQTSSVSSLKMDPRGGDAMRNSTTSLKADPPTETEDKSRDSNATAGSKDGNEKPDEDMEDPLPKKLQATVNARLKNDLIVCTFLGLFVFGLHCTTVFTTLRPQLNMVLWIIAGILGWVLHYLIPQLRKQQPWLCLAGPVLRQLEHAQFEVTEPAKLMCFEKIFVYLCFLERNVLYPAVVIAATTQDAPAIAGKYGDAVGALLICVSATKCLRNAYSEPDTQYLILVFAFLLFQRDLSSRSISETFLIDYFITAIIFNKVYEFLLKIQFVVTYIAPWQITWGSAFHAFAQPFSVPHSAMLLLQAFVSALLSSPLTPALGSAIFMTSYVRPVKFWERDYNTKRVDQSNTRLSSQLERNLGADDNNLNSIFYEHLTRSLQHYLCGDLMLGRWGQVQQGDCFVLASDYLNCLVHIVEMGNGLVSFQLRGLEFRGTYCQQREVEAISEGPEESSEGVCTGWWWCGGRLLAPGAAWALRWLAWQLASARYVLEGYSVTDNSAVSMLQVFEFRKVLLTYYVKSIIYYTIQSNKLEEWLSSPVLAEALKPMNERSFVDLDPIFNVNLDEDYDFRASGITRSRFCAIYQEWVSHCAARRGAGWRRRAGKDSALLTLCFALSLLARRALAAAQHQSASSVEFFLYGLHSLFKGDFRITCARDEWVFTDMSLLHSVLAPAIRMALKLHQDHFMFPEEYCNSSALYAAIALHSQRLVICHEAAPAWRYNVLRGAPHLLALRHVMDEGTDDYKIIMLNKRHLGFRVIKLNRECVRGLWAGQQQELVYLRNRNPERGSIQNAKQALRNIINSSCDQPIGYPIYVSPLTTSYADTSPQLSALLAGPVTVSAIRRRLTALWTRIRRRCGEGCSSGGGGGGGACGGAAAEAGAAPLTVTPRHTLHLSRTSLAGTRGSLASAGKPTSSTLASLAGLLREHHERTPEEAVATATATASPLRRARRERSVRARKEPRQGSMDSGWEGAWRDQPRRAASAKVIGSGGCSHMDEELGSGSSLEDLTLSPSGLDLSLPDCKIIANRNARQHREFTRYFLSEGTSKDLSKLSKEIRHERASYRDLTGRYTEKPEAIPLKETHYSDLSNKETVLKKEPKKDKKEIKTKIKRSDSGRSELKINVSVGSKVLIIEPLGVYDCINLGRRIDVQWPSEYQRERGGRNFWGSWVPSAGMDGLVVHKWTPNHRDPKLRSHVDKSILLIQIDDKFVPIAENCVQDLGDEV from the exons ATCTTAAAGTAGATGTACATAGAAAAAACAGTTCAGAATCAAGTATAGAAGACAGTGCTACATCTACAAAGCATCCAGAAACAGTAGCCACAACAAAATCTGATCTCTGTGTGGCTGCAGATATACCTACGTTCATAGATATGCCTACCGGCCCATCAAAATCCCGTCCACCAAATAGAAGTCGCTCGAAATCAAATCATAAACGCGAACACCGACCTAAAACAAGAAGAACTGGTAGAATCGATGAGTTAATAGTTGAGGAAGCCACTAGAAATCCAAGGCTAGATAGCAATTTACCAATACACATGTTAGTTGATGAAGGACCTTTCGCTAAAGTTAGTAGGAGGTATCACGAAGGACCACATAGAAGGGGATCTAGCAacagagatttttttaaagaatggTTGTACTTAGATTGCAGTGAGTCGGCAGTCGAACATTACCAGTCCAAGTTTGCCCGACAACTGAGCGCCGATTCAAAAGATAATTCGGAACCTAGTGTAGGCCCCCCTTCGCCGAAGAAAAGGATCGCACATAGACGAAGACGTGATTATACTGACGAAAGTTGTACCAAATCCGCCATGGCGCTCGCGACGCAATCTTCAAATATGAGGAGGAATTCCAATTCCACTATGTCAACCATCCAATTACCACTACTGAACTCTACAGCGCAACTCGTTTCGCATATGAGAAGGCATTCTAACAATGCTGACACAGGTTTTTTCGCCAGTGTTGAACTGGGAGAGTACATGATGGTAAAATCCGAAGCGCCTAGCGGTgactcagataaaaataaaggcaAAAGTCCTGGGGTGAGGCGAATAAAAAGTGCGGCCTTAGAAATAGGATGTCCACCACCGAGTGTGTCAAATTTATCTCCACACCCAAACAGCGCAGAAACAATCGGTGGGCAAATGCTTAAAAACCCGAAGAGCGCCGTGATTCCTCCTCCTAGTAAAAGTTTAACACGAGGCCCGCATCTGAATCTGTACCCTAAAAATGAATCTGGCGAAGGATGCAGCTATCCATACCTCACATATGGATCTGAAATTGTATACCCGATAGCAGAAATATCTGATGAGATGCAAACTTCTCAGAAGGAGACAGATTTAGATTCTAGCGGAGAAAGCTACAGTGATTACGAAGACGAAAAACAATTTCGGGGATTTGATTGGTATGCCGAGCAATCACCCGCGGTGCGCTCCAGCGACTCtgattatgaaaataatggtTCGAGGTCGCCACTACTAGATCGCGCTGCAGAAGTGAGAGTTGTTCGAACAAAAAACCAAAGTGATTGTAAAAAACATTGCTGTGATCGACACACCCACTCAAAACACAACCAAGATTGTCCGAATGATAAACCTAAACCCTCAAGACTGAAAAAAGGCTTGAAGAACGACCCCCAATATGGGAACAAACGCTCCGACCAAAATAATTCCTGTGATTGTAAATTTGCCCCCAATGGagattattttgataaagcCAGTGCAAGTTCTAAAGATTTGTTAATAGAGAAATCTAGTTTAGAATCAAATGAAAATGCCGACCAAGAAAAACGGTCGAATGAGaataaaatagtagaaaaGAAACTATGGGACCATGATATCTGTAATTCTAGCAGCAGTAGTAGTGACTCTAATTTAGAGAGGCCTCCCGAAAATATAAaggaagttaaaaataatgcgCTCGAAACAGAAGAGTCGCAGTTGACTTGTGATAGTAAAAGTGCAGATGAAAGAAGCGTTTATAGTCTTGATTGGCTTTTCGAAGAATCTTCACAAGCTAAAGAAATCTGTAAGGAAGACGAAGCACATTCTTTTGTTACAGAGGAGGTGCTCTGTCAAAAACTTGCCAACGCTTTAGGTGAATCGTCTTCAAACGTTCCAAAAAACTTGGGCGCTATACCAAAGCAGATAAAAAATTTAGCACGTTCACGAGCTTCCTCGCAGAAGGAGAACAAGAAGAGAGATTCTAAAAAGGAGAAAGATGAAAATATGAAtgaggaaaaaatattgatggaTGCTGTGGAAGCTCAAGCTGCTTTGGTACAGGGTTTGGAGTGCTTGTTTGCGGCGACCAACGCTAACACGGTGGTGATGCCGCCGCCAAACAGGGAGGAGAGACCGCGCAGTCACAGACAGAGTATAAGAGGGGAAAGAGAAAACTCGAACAAAACTAGAAAAAGATCGATAGAAGAAGTGGCACAAACATCAACAAACACGTTGCTTCCGACGTCAATGCCATTATTAGCAGCATTCCTTAATTCACGTATGGACTATGCTTGTCCCGACAGCGCGCCGCCCGAAATAGCACAACTTACAGAGGAGTCTCAAAGGCTTAGGCCTTTAATGGATAGGAATCACAGGAATAGAGTTCGAAAAATTAAACGATCGACTCGCCAAAGAAATAATCCACCGCAAAATGCGCATGAAAACAAGAATAAACCTGCAAGCAATGAAAATCCAAATAATTCAACTAATGTTCACTTTGCGACCTCGTTTGATGACACGACAGATGGTGCCATTCATTGCTTCATGGACGAGTATGGTAATTGGATGTCTTATACATTTGATAAAAACAGTTCAGGAAGAGCGCAAGCTCAACCGATGCCGTTGCCggataaagaagaaaatatgaaaataaatagagtTAAACCCATAGATGATCCTGACAACTCACAAAAAACGGCTGGCGAAGGGAGCTGCGGGTCCCTGGAATCGGAGGCTGGGAATAGTGAGAGTATAGCTAAGCCAAAACGGGGTGACAGCATCGACCAAAGTTCGTCGAACCAAGGCAGTAACAATCCTCTGCTGTCAAGTAACAATAATGTTTCCACAGTAGTTCCTATAAATACTAACAATGCAAATAAACGCTTTTACGTGTTTGATGGCGGGACTGCATCTCACGCCGACCAGCCGCGGTCTCCTGTGGCGTACGTCACCGACAGTTTGTTAGAACAAATCGAAGCGGAAAGACAGTCGAGAATGGGTCTTCCAAGCATGCATATCAATTTCCTGATGAGTCAGCAACGGGCGCAGCAACAGGCTCAACAGCAAGCTGAAAATACTTCCAATAATATACCGAGCCTGATGCCGTCCATAGGCgaagaagaaataaacattagAAGCAAGTTCTCAAAGTACATGGATGACATCGAGAAAGCTAATCAACCGAAACCAAAGAGTTACTACAAgttcaaatttttaaagtgtTTCGAAGTGAAAGTTACCATGGATAGGTTAAAGTTGATGGCGTTATTTGATAGAAATCTAACATACACAGAGACATTTATTACGATATTTTTAGCCATTTCTGTGGCTGTGTTGGGGTCAATGGTGTTAAATATCGGCTTTTACAGAGATATATACGCGTTTTGGTTTTGCTTTATAATGGCCGGTAGTCAATATTCGTTGTTGAAAAGTGTTCAACCTGACTCCGCTTCGCCAGTTCACGGATTTAACAAAATGGTTCTATTTTCGCGgcctgtttatttttgtttatgttctGGGATTTTGTACGGCGTGCACAGTTATTTAGAACAAACATCACCTTTGACCGACGATCATAGAAGCAAAAGAAGCTTAGAAGAGAAGAGTCCTTTTACGATATACGGATTTGAAATTAAAGAGCgcgattttttatatataatccaGGAGATATTGTCCAAGTTCCTGCTGTGTTTTCCGCTCGCCTTCAGTTTGGGTCTATTTCCTCAAGTTAACACATTCATGATGTACTTGTTGGAGCAAATAGATATGCATATATTTGGGGGGAATGCGACTAGCAGTTTGAGCGCTGCCGTGTACTGTGTAGTTCGCTCGTTATGTGCTATCGGAGTACTCTATGGGTTCGCCTATAGTGGTTTAGTTGAAGGCAAGAAATCGCAACAccaaaaacacaatattttattttctattttctgtGGTCTTCTCGTGCCCATATCGTATCACTTGAGTCGAAGCGCGAGCGATTATACTCTCATCTGGAATCTGATCAAGAAGCACTTATTGCCGCCTGACTTATACGTAGTCCATACACCAGAGTGCACTCCGGAAGAAAACAAAGATGATCCTAATATATTGACGGAtgataaaaagaataattctGAAAGTAATATCTCTAAACAGAATTCGATTGGTAGTTCGGCGTCGAAGATAAACTTTAGTTCCGAGACTAATATAGCTAGGTCTCAGAAACGTTCTCAGACTTCCAGCGTGAGTTCTTTGAAGATGGACCCTAGAGGGGGAGACGCCATGCGGAATTCCACGACGTCTCTCAAAGCTGATCCTCCGACTGAAACTGAGGATAAAAGTAGAGATTCGAATGCGACTGCGGGGAGTAAGGACGGGAATGAGAAACCAGATGAGGACATGGAAGACCCATTGCCGAAAAAATTACAAGCGACAGTAAATGCTAGACTGAAGAATGATCTCATAGTGTGTACGTTTCTCGGGCTGTTTGTTTTTGGACTGCACTGCACTACAGTATTCACGACGCTTCGGCCGCAACTCAATATG GTTCTGTGGATAATAGCCGGTATTCTGGGCTGGGTACTGCACTACTTGATCCCGCAGCTAAGGAAGCAGCAGCCGTGGCTGTGTCTCGCGGGGCCTGTGCTGAGGCAGCTCGAGCATGCGCAGTTCGAGGTCACTGAACCCGCCAAGCTCATGTGTTTCGAGAAG atattcGTATACCTCTGTTTCCTGGAGCGCAACGTGTTATACCCAGCTGTGGTGATTGCCGCCACCACTCAGGACGCGCCCGCCATCGCCGGCAAGTACGGAGACGCGGTCGGCGCTCTGCTTATATGCGTCAGCGCGACCAAAT GTCTTCGAAATGCGTACTCCGAACCCGATACCCAGTACCTGATACTAGTATTCGCGTTCTTACTCTTCCAACGGGACCTCAGCAGTCGCAGCATTTCCGAGACATTCCTTATCGACTACTTCATCACTGCCATCATCTTCAACAAAGTCTACGAGTTTCTGCTAAAG ATCCAATTCGTAGTGACGTACATAGCGCCATGGCAGATCACTTGGGGAAGCGCATTCCATGCGTTTGCGCAGCCATTCTCAGTGCCGCACTCGGCTATGTTGCTACTTCAAGCTTTCGTCTCCGCGCTCCTTTCATCGCCTTTGACGCCCGCTCTCG gAAGTGCGATATTCATGACGTCATATGTGCGACCAGTAAAGTTTTGGGAACGTGATTACAACACGAAGCGAGTGGACCAGAGCAACACCAGGCTTTCCTCGCAACTTGAACGAAATCTTGGGGCTG ATGACAACAACCTCAACTCTATATTCTACGAACATCTGACCCGTTCGCTACAACATTACCTTTGCGGAGATCTCATGTTGGGCCGGTGGGGACAAGTGCAACAGGGGGACTGCTTCG TGTTAGCATCAGATTACCTCAACTGCCTAGTTCATATAGTGGAGATGGGCAATGGACTAGTCTCATTTCAACTGCGAGGCTTGGAGTTCAGAGGCACGTACTGCCAACAGCGGGAAGTTGAAGCCATTTCTGAGGGCCCCGAGGAAAGCAGCG AGGGCGTATGTACCGGATGGTGGTGGTGCGGAGGCCGGCTGCTGGCGCCCGGCGCCGCGTGGGCGCTGCGCTGGCTGGCGTGGCAGCTGGCCAGCGCCAGGTACGTGCTGGAGGGCTACTCGGTCACCGACAACTCGGCCGTCTCCATGCTCCAAGTGTTCGAGTTCCGGAAGGTGTTACTCACATATTATGTCAAG AGTATAATCTACTACACGATCCAATCGAACAAACTGGAAGAATGGCTGTCATCCCCAGTACTCGCCGAAGCTCTGAAGCCCATGAACGAACGATCGTTTGTGGACTTGGACccaatatttaatgtaaatttggATGAGGACTACGACTTTCGAGCTTCGGGTATCACCag GAGCAGATTCTGCGCTATCTACCAAGAGTGGGTGTCGCACTGCGCGGCGCGACGCGGCGCGGGCTGGCGGCGCCGCGCGGGCAAGGACTCCGCTCTGCTCACGCTCTGCTTCGCGCTCAGTCTGCTGGCTCGTCGGGCCTTGGCTGCTGCTCAGCATCAGTCCGCGTCCAG CGTGGAATTCTTTCTATACGGCCTGCACTCGCTGTTCAAAGGAGATTTCCGCATCACGTGCGCACGCGACGAATGGGTGTTCACTGATATGTCGCTGCTGCATTCCGTTCTCGCGCCCGCTATACGGATGGCCTTGAAGTTACATCAG GACCACTTCATGTTCCCCGAGGAATACTGCAACAGTTCAGCTCTATACGCGGCCATAGCTTTACACTCGCAGCGTTTGGTGATATGTCACGAAGCGGCGCCCGCCTGGCGGTATAACGTGTTGCGAGGCGCTCCACATCTCTTGGCTCTCAG ACACGTGATGGACGAGGGCACAGACGACTACAAGATAATAATGCTGAACAAGCGCCATCTAGGGTTCCGCGTGATCAAGCTGAACCGCGAGTGCGTGCGGGGGCTGTGGGCGGGGCAGCAGCAGGAGCTGGTGTATTTGAGGAACAGAAATCCTGAGAGGGGATCTATACAGAACGCTAAACAG GCACTGCGCAACATAATAAACTCGTCGTGCGACCAGCCGATCGGATACCCGATCTACGTGTCGCCGCTGACCACCTCGTACGCGGACACCTCGCCGCAGCTGAGCGCGCTGCTGGCCGGGCCCGTCACCGTCTCCGCCATCCGGCGTCGGCTCACTGCGCTCTGGACACG CATCCGACGACGCTGCGGCGAGGGCTGCTcgagcggcggcggcggcggcggcggcgcgtgcggcggcgcggcggcggaGGCGGGCGCGGCGCCGCTCACCGTCACGCCGCGCCACACGCTGCATCTCTCCAGGACTTCGCTGG CCGGAACACGCGGCAGTTTGGCGAGTGCGGGCAAACCCACGTCGTCCACACTGGCGTCGCTCGCCGGCCTGCTGCGGGAGCACCACGAGCGTACTCCGGAGGAAGCcg TGGCGACGGCGACGGCGACGGCGTCCCCGctgcgccgcgcgcgccgcgaGCGCAGCGTGCGCGCGCGCAAGGAGCCGCGGCAG GGATCTATGGACAGTGGCTGGGAAGGCGCCTGGCGGGACCAACCGCGGCGGGCAGCTAGTGCTaag GTGATAGGTTCGGGGGGCTGCAGCCACATGGATGAGGAGCTGGGCAGCGGCTCGTCTCTGGAGGACCTGACGCTGAGTCCGTCCGGGCTGGACCTGTCGCTGCCGGACTGCAAGATCATCGCCAACAGGAACGCGAGGCAGCACAGGGAGTTTACGAG GTACTTCCTAAGCGAAGGCACCTCGAAGGACCTGTCAAAACTAAGCAAAGAGATTCGTCACGAAAGAGCAAGCTATAGAGATCTGACCGGACGATACACTGAGAAACCAGAGGCCATACCTCTAAAAGAGACACACTATTCCGACCtttcaaataaagaaacagttttgaaaaaagaaccAAAGAaggataaaaaagaaattaaaactaaaatcaaaCGGTCTGATTCTGGCCGcagtgaattaaaaataaatgtgagtGTTGGGAGTAAAGTGTTGATTATAGAGCCATTGGGAGTGTATGATTGCATTAATTTGGGGAGGAGGATCGACGTGCAGTGGCCCTCTGAGTACCAGCGGGAGAGAGGGGGGAGGAACTTCTGGGGCAGTTGGGTGCCCAGCGCTGGGATGGATGGACTG GTTGTCCACAAATGGACGCCCAACCACCGTGACCCGAAGCTCCGTTCGCACGTGGACAAGAGCATACTCCTCATACAAATAGACGACAAATTCGTCCCCATCGCCGAGAATTGTGTGCAGGACCTCGGCGACGAAGTCTGA